A genomic window from Melanotaenia boesemani isolate fMelBoe1 chromosome 15, fMelBoe1.pri, whole genome shotgun sequence includes:
- the LOC121653976 gene encoding uncharacterized protein K02A2.6-like: MATIGTLVAFDAKTQSWEEYCEIMEQFFEANGIDDGDKQRAILLSVVGAATYSLIRNLLSPEKPKEKTYQQLVTLLKNHFDPKPSEIVQRYKFDSRSRKPDESVMDYVAELPVAAETVSRNAQDLQNPSATVKCFKLTNDPHKSGAFKGGTKEKAKTPRIRPVRIKLESYTGDPIRVVGAAEVQVRYKKQRAKLPLVVVKGNGPTLLGRGWLEDIHLNWPEIRNRFQNSQVHQVKTKRDAPQELQPTLQDILCKHEEVFKEELGTLRGTKATIHVADKAVPRFFRPRSLPYAMKAKVDEELDRLLREEIITPVKYSEWAAPVVPILKPTGSVRLCGDYKLTVNTVSALEQYPIPRVEDLFATLSHGKQFSKLDMSHAYQQIVMDEDSKKYLTVNTHRGLFTYNRLPFGVASAPATFQRTMESLLSGVPMVAVYLDDILVSGVDKADHLRNLDSVLKRLKESGLRLRRNKCTLLQDEVEYLGYRVDAQGLHPVAKKVKAIQEAPAPTNVTELKSFLGLLNYYHRFLPNLATELAPLHVLLRQEVGWKWNREQEKAFEKAKNMLNTSDVLVHYSADRELILSCDASPYGIGAVFSHIMEDGHERPVGFVSRTLQPAETKYSQLDKEGLAVMFGVEKFHKYLYGRTFTIYTDHKPLIYLFGENKQIPQMGSPRVQRWAVRLSAYQYKIVYKPGKQHANEDALSRLPVPENSKGEERTEQVLMMDMLDESLVQAEQVKSWTARDVVLSKVHEYVLSGWPVEVESDLKPFYQRKLELSVRDGCVLWGARVIIPSKGREKMLRLLHQTHSGTSKMKGLAQGCPTRSYMWWPGMDLDVEKTVQACQECQAQQKAPTAAPLHPWEWPETPWARIHIDYAGPFLGEMFLVIVDAHSKWLDIYPMKTSTSQATIEKLRMSFSVFGLPKVLVSDNGACFTSSEFETFLKQNGIQHVKSAPFHPSSNGLAERAVQSFKEGMKKLKDGTIQTRVSRFLFSYRITPHATTGLAPAELMMSRRLRSVLDLVVPDIKTRVQQKQFRQKVNHDKHRKLRSFAQGDDVLVRNYSYGPKWIPGVIHDITRPVSYSVRVGGGKVIKGHVDQVRSRFPVPVSRDELEHERVSLPEMRSVVEGSRSAEMAEQPSSGGKETEKSPLSQDNPIQEDLPLEPEVRCSTRERRSPAHLRDYVC; the protein is encoded by the exons ATGGCAACCATAGGCACTCTAGTGGCATTCGATGCTAAAACCCAGAGTTGGGAAGAATACTGCGAAATCATGGAGCAGTTTTTTGAGGCTAATGGAATTGATGATGGAGACAAGCAAAGAGCTATTCTCTTAAGTGTTGTCGGTGCCGCAACTTACAGTCTGATTCGGAACCTCCTCAGCCCAgagaaaccaaaagaaaaaacttacCAACAACTGGTGACGCTGTTGAAAAATCATTTCGACCCAAAGCCCAGTGAGATTGTCCAGAGATACAAATTTGATTCTCGTAGCCGCAAGCCAGATGAGTCAGTAATGGACTACGTAGCCGAGTTGC CAGTAGCAGCGGAGACGGTGAGCAGGAATGCCCAGGATCTGCAAAATCCGAGCGCAACGGTGAAGTGTTTCAAGTTAACCAATGACCCGCACAAGAGTGGTGCATTCAAGGGCGGTACGAAA GAAAAAGCCAAGACCCCCAGGATCAGGCCTGTTAGGATAAAGTTGGAGTCATACACTGGAGACCCCATCAGAGTGGTTGGAGCAGCGGAGGTCCAAGTCCGATACAAAAAGCAGCGTGCAAAGTTGCCCTTGGTGGTGGTTAAAGGAAATGGCCCCACTTTACTGGGAAGAGGTTGGCTGGAGGACATTCACCTTAACTGGCCTGAAATAAGAAACAGGTTTCAGAATAGCCAGGTACatcaggtaaaaacaaaaagggatgCTCCACAGGAGTTGCAACCAACGCTGCAGGACATATTGTGTAAACATGAAGAAGTGTTTAAGGAGGAGTTAGGTACTTTAAGAGGTACTAAAGCGACCATTCACGTGGCAGACAAGGCGGTTCCACGTTTTTTTAGGCCCAGATCTCTTCCCTATGCTATGAAGGCAAAGGTGGACGAAGAATTAGACAGGTTACTGAGGGAAGAAATAATAACCCCGGTGAAATACTCGGAGTGGGCAGCACCTGTCGTCCCCATCCTGAAACCGACGGGTTCAGTTAGATTATGTGGAGATTATAAGCTCACGGTGAACACGGTATCTGCGTTAGAACAATACCCGATACCTAGAGTGGAGGATCTGTTCGCTACCCTTTCGCATGGTAAGCAGTTCTCCAAGTTAGATATGAGTCACGCATATCAACAAATAGTCATGGACGAAGATTCAAAGAAGTATTTGACGGTGAACACACACAGAGGTTTATTCACTTATAACAGATTACCATTCGGTGTGGCTTCAGCTCCAGCTACATTCCAAAGAACTATGGAGAGTTTGTTGAGCGGAGTACCGATGGTGGCAGTCTATCTAGATGACATTCTAGTTAGTGGAGTAGATAAAGCTGATCATTTGAGGAACTTAGACAGCGTGTTGAAGCGACTGAAGGAGTCAGGACTTCGTTTGAGGAGAAACAAGTGCACATTGCTTCAGGATGAAGTGGAGTACTTAGGTTATCGAGTTGATGCGCAGGGGCTGCATCCGGTGGCTAAAAAAGTGAAAGCGATCCAAGAAGCTCCTGCTCCCACAAATGTCACCGAGCTTAAGTCGTTTTTGGGGCTGTTAAACTATTATCATAGGTTCCTTCCAAACTTAGCTACAGAGTTAGCCCCATTACACGTGTTGTTGCGGCAGGAGGTAGGTTGGAAGTGGAATAGAGAACAAGAAAAAGCTTTCGAGAAGGCCAAGAACATGTTGAACACATCAGATGTGTTAGTACATTATTCAGCAGACAGAGAGTTGATACTGTCATGTGACGCGTCGCCATATGGTATAGGGGCAGTTTTTTCTCACATTATGGAGGATGGACACGAGAGACCCGTTGGGTTTGTGTCGCGTACGTTACAACCAGCAGAAACGAAATATTCTCAACTGGATAAAGAAGGTTTAGCCGTGATGTTTGGTGTTGAGAAGTTTCATAAGTACTTGTACGGACGCACTTTTACTATTTACACGGATCATAAACCATTAATCTACCTCTTTGGTGAGAATAAGCAAATCCCTCAAATGGGATCACCGAGAGTACAGAGGTGGGCGGTTAGACTGAGTGCTTATCAGTATAAAATAGTCTACAAGCCAGGTAAACAACATGCAAACGAGGACGCGTTAAGCAGACTGCCGGTTCCTGAAAACTCAAAGGGGGAGGAGAGGACTGAGCAAGTGTTAATGATGGACATGTTAGATGAGTCGTTAGTACAAGCAGAGCAGGTCAAGAGTTGGACAGCTAGAGATGTAGTTTTGTCCAAAGTCCATGAGTACGTCTTATCAGGTTGGCCTGTTGAAGTAGAGTCTGATCTTAAGCCGTTCTACCAGAGAAAGTTGGAACTCAGTGTCAGAGATGGATGTGTTCTCTGGGGAGCCAGAGTTATCATTCCTTCTAAAGGTCGAGAGAAAATGTTGAGGTTGTTACATCAGACTCATAGCGGGACGTCTAAAATGAAAGGTCTAgctcaggggtgcccaa cTAGATCGTACATGTGGTGGCCGGGAATGGACCTAGATGTGGAAAAAACAGTTCAGGCGTGCCAAGAGTGTCAGGCACAGCAGAAGGCACCCACAGCAGCACCTTTACATCCTTGGGAGTGGCCAGAGACGCCGTGGGCAAGGATTCACATTGATTATGCAGGGCCATTTTTAGGAGAAATGTTCCTAGTGATTGTAGATGCTCATTCTAAGTGGTTGGATATTTATCCTATGAAGACGTCGACATCGCAAGCTACGATAGAGAAACTACGGATGAGTTTTAGTGTTTTTGGGTTACCAAAAGTGCTAGTGTCAGACAATGGGGCATGTTTCACAAGCTCAGAGTTTGAAACATTCCTGAAGCAAAATGGAATACAGCATGTGAAATCAGCGCCGTTTCACCCCTCTTCAAACGGACTCGCAGAAAGGGCAGTTCAGTCATTCAAAGAAGGGATGAAAAAGTTGAAAGACGGAACAATTCAAACGAGAGTGTCAAGGTTCTTGTTTAGTTACAGGATCACCCCTCATGCTACGACGGGATTAGCACCTGCCGAGTTAATGATGTCGCGGAGACTGAGGTCTGTGTTGGACTTGGTCGTAccagacataaaaacaagagtGCAACAAAAGCAGTTCCGTCAGAAAGTGAATCAcgacaaacacagaaaactgcGAAGTTTCGCACAGGGTGATGATGTACTCGTCCGGAATTATTCGTATGGACCTAAATGGATACCAGGAGTTATTCATGACATTACCAGACCCGTGTCTTATTCTGTTCGTGTTGGAGGAGGAAAAGTCATAAAGGGGCATGTAGATCAGGTCAGGTCCAGGTTTCCAGTTCCAGTATCGAGAGATGAACTAGAGCACGAGAGGGTGTCGTTACCTGAGATGCGCTCAGTCGTGGAAGGTTCAAGATCTGCAGAGATGGCAGAACAACCGAGTTCGGGTGGAAAGGAAACCGAAAAGTCTCCTTTATCCCAAGACAACCCGATTCAGGAAGACTTACCTCTGGAACCAGAAGTGAGATGCTCAACACGAGAGAGACGTTCTCCGGCTCATCTGAGAGACTATGTGTGTTAA